The Enterobacter asburiae genomic sequence AATTCGTGCACAGCGGCAGCGGTAAAAATGAAATTTTCCTTATCTGTTCCGGGACCGATATTACCGAGGAGCGCCGCGCTCAGGAGCGGCTGCGCGTGCTGGCCAATACCGATACCATCACCGGCCTGCCAAACCGCAATGCGATCCACGACCTGATTTCTGACGCCATCGACAACCGCGGCGACACGCAGGTGGGCGTGGTGTATCTCGATCTGGATAACTTTAAAAAGGTCAACGACGCTTACGGTCATATGTTTGGCGATCAGCTGTTACAGGCCGTCGCCCTCGCCATTTTAAGCTGCCTGGACGAGGAACAGGTGCTGGCGCGACTTGGCGGTGATGAGTTTATCGTCATGGCTACCAATACCTCTCAGGGCTCTCTGGAGGCGATGGCGTCGCGCATTTTAACCCGCCTGCGTCAGCCGTTCCGAATCGGTCTTATTGAGATTTATACCGGCTGCTCCCTGGGTATCGCCCTCGCCCCGCAGCACGGGAACGACCGGGAAAGCGTTATTCGCAACGCCGATACCGCCATGTACACTGCCAAAGAGAACGGCCGGGGCAAGTTCTGCGTCTTCTCACCCGAGATGAACCAGCGCGTGTTTGAGTATCTCTGGCTGGATACCAACCTGCGCAAGGCACTGGATAACGATCAGCTTCTGATCCACTATCAGCCGAAAATAACCTGGCGCGGAGAAGTCAGAAGCCTCGAAGCGCTGGTCCGCTGGCAATCACCAGAACGCGGCCTGATCCCGCCGCTGGAGTTTATCTCTTATGCCGAGGAGTCGGGGTTGATTGTGCCGCTGGGCCGCTGGGTGATGCTCGACGTGGTTCGCCAGGTGGCAAAATGGCGCGATAAGGGAATTAACCTGCGCGTGGCGGTGAACGTCTCTGCACGCCAGCTGGCCGACCAGACCATCTTCAGCGACTTAAAGCAGGCGCTGAAGGATCTGAATTTTGAATACTGCCCGGTCGACGTCGAGTTGACCGAAAGCTGTCTTATCGAGAATGAAGAGCTGGCGCTGTCCGTGATCCAGCAGTTCAGCCGACTCGGGGCGCAAATTCATCTGGATGATTTTGGCACCGGCTACTCTTCCCTTTCTCAGCTGGCCCGTTTCCCTATCGACGCCATTAAGCTCGATCAATCTTTCGTCAGGGATATTCATAAGCAGTCTATTTCCCAGTCACTGGTGCGCGCTATCGTCGCGGTGGCGCAGGCGTTAAATCTGCAGGTGATTGCCGAGGGTGTGGAAAATGCAAAAGAAGACGCCTTTCTGACCAAGAACGGCGTCAACGAACGGCAGGGTTTTCTGTTTGCTAAGCCGATGCCCGCTGCCGCATTCGAGCGATGGCTAAAACGATATCAAGCGCGAAATCAACGTTAACTGGCTTTACGCAGGCCCGCCGCGTGATGGCGATTTTGCAGCGTGACCAGACGCTCCATGTAAGCGATATCTTTCGGCTCCAGGCAGAAAGCGGCATCTACCCAGTCTTCCGTGATGTCCATCAGTTCACTGCGGGGCAATTGCAGAACGCGCGTACGGGCGCGCAGCATCGCCCTTACGCCATTCAGTTTTGGCCGCAGCGTATCGATGAAGGTTCGGGTGGAAACATAGCTTTGTCCGGGTTCAAACAGGACATCCACCAGCCCGTGCTGTTCGTACCATTCAGCCGTATGGGATTCCCCTTTGTAGATGAGTTCCTCCGCCAGCTTCATGCCTGCACGGCGCGCAACCAGGGAATATCCTCCCATCCCCGGAAACAGGTTGAAGGCAATCTCCGGGAAACCTAAACGGGCATCGCGCTGAGCCAGGACGAAATGGTGTGCCAGAGCGGCCTCAAACCCGCCCCCTAACGCACTGCCTTCGACCATTGCCAGAGTAATGGCTCCCGTATCAAACCCCCGCGAGGCCGCATGGACGCAATCAACGCAGGCGCGAGCGTACGCCCGTAACGCTTCCCGACGTCCGTTCTGAATGCACTCGACGAAGAACTGTAAATCCCCGCCCGCATTGTACATCTCGGGAACCAGCGATCCGGTTACCCAAAAATCAACCGCAAACCCAGACTGGCGAACCAGCCATGAAAAGTTCATGATCTCCTCTATTAACGCATGGTTAAAGCAAGGACGTGGCTGAGCCCGCAGCATCATCCAGACCGTGTGACGCTCCGCCTCGTAATACCCTGACAGCTGCGTGAACCGTTCAGTATCGGTAAACAGTGTGCAGGTAGGCTGATTGATAACTGTCATAGTCTAATTCCTCTTATAAAAAAGCGCCTTGCGCGCAGTTTTAGACTAATCCACTCATTAAGCCTGCTGCATGAGGGGGAATAAATTTATCACTTACGTTTATGTAATTTAGTTATTGCATTTTTTCCCTTCTCTTTTGATCCTATTTTCTGCATCATTGAAAATATTAACTTTTCGCGCCTGGGGTGAGATTATGTCGACTATTGACGCACAAGCTGTAGCACAACGAATTGATACCGTGCTGGATATCCTGGTGGCGGGCGATTATCACTCTGCAATCCGTAATCTCGAGATCCTGAAGTCTGAACTTCTTGCTCAGAATGGTGCTGACAATGCGCCAGAAAACGGACAGCCAAAAGCGCCGTGGGAAGTTTAATCCCACCGTCTCCGACCTCGTTTCGCTTTATTAAATGGATGCTATGAATTCCCGACAACAACTTATTTTGCAGATGGTCATCGATCAGGGACGCGTAAGCGTAGTCGATCTCGCTAAAACCACTGGCGTTTCTGAAGTCACCATCCGTCAGGATCTTAATCTGCTGGAAAAACAGAGCTACCTGCGTCGCGCGCACGGATATGCTGTCCCGCTGGACAGTGACGACGTCGAAACGCGCATGATGAATAACTACGCGCTCAAACGTGAACTGGCGGAGTTTGCCGCGTCCCTGGTGAACAACGGCGAGACCGTCTTTATTGAAAACGGCAGCAGTAATGCCCTTCTGGCGCGCACGCTTGCCGATCAAAAAGACGTTACCATCATCACCGTCAGCAGCTATATCGCGCATTTGCTCAAAGAGACGCGCTGCGAGGTGATTCTGCTGGGCGGTATTTACCAGAAAAAAAGTGAAAGCATGGTAGGCCCGCTGACCCGTCAGTATGTCCAGCAGGTTCATTTCAGCAAGGCCTTTATCGGGATTGACGGCTGGCAGCCGGAGACAGGTTTTACCGGCCGGGATATGATGCGCTCTGACGTGGTGAATGCCGTGCTGGAAAAAGAGTGTGAAGCCATTGTGCTGACCGACAGTTCTAAATTTGGCGCCGTTCACCCTTATACGATGGGCCCCGTTTCACGCTTTAGCCGCGTGATTACCGACGAACGGTTGAGCGACGCGCACCGTAATAAGCTGGAAGATAACGGGCTGATCGTCAATATTATTAAAACGACCGCCTGAGTCCCCTCCGCGCCCGAATTTCGGGCGCATACGCCCCTTCTTTCTCTGAGATGATTCCTGGTACTTCTTTAAGAGTTTTTACCTGTTTAACCTGCATTAAAGTCGTAAAATTAATGTTAGCGATATAACAGGAAGTGACTATCACCTGCGTGATTACGTAACGCCTGCGCGACCAGCTTTCACGGAGAACAGAATTAAGTATTCGATTCGTCTATACTTAACGTGTACATCTTTCCGTGAATCGATAATTCAGGAGAAAGTATTATGACCTTAACCAGCAAAAAATTAGCCGCCGCTGTTCTGGCAATCACTGTAGCAATGTCCCTGAGCGCGTGCTCTAACTGGTCTCAACGTGACCGTAACACCGCTATTGGTGCCGGTGCCGGTGCTCTCGGTGGTGCAGTATTAACGGATGGTAGTACGCTGGGTACATTAGGTGGCGCTGCTGTCGGTGGTATTATCGGTCACCAGGTTGGCAAATAATTATTATCTAAGCCTTCCCCGGTATTGCGATATTTGAACGCATTTCAGGTCTGACATACGCACGTATATAACACGAGCCACGGCATTTGCCGTGGCTCATTTATTTTAACCGCCTGCCAGTTTGACTTTCATACCTTTGGCTTCCAGCAGAGATTTTATTAAATCGCGCTTATCTCCCTGGATTTCAATAATGCCGTCTTTCACGGCGCCGCCGCAGCCACATTTCTTTTTTAACTCGGCCGCCAGCTTTGCCAGTTCAGCATCATCCAGGTCAATGCCGGAGATAAGGCAAACCCCTTTCCCTTTTCGTCCACTGGTTTGACGCTGGATCCGAACGATGCCGTCCCCCTTTGGACGTTCCACTTTCGCTTTCGGCTCGTCTATACGCCCGCTATCGGTTGAATAGACCAGACGGCTGTTGGAATCGGTCATTACGCCCCCTTTTTCAGCGATGCATTGATAGCCTTAAGCGTCTCAGCCGGGTTGGCAGATTGCGTCACCGGACGCCCGATGACCATATAGTCAACGCCAGCAGCCAGCGCCTGCTCAGGCGTCATAATGCGGCGCTGATCGCCCACGTCGCTGCCTGCAGGGCGGATCCCTGGCGTGACCAGTTTAAAATCCTGGCCCAGCGCTGATTTGAAACGTACCGCTTCCTGCGCGGAGCAAACAACGCCATCCAGGCCGCAATGCTGCGTCAGACGTGCGAGACGTTCGGCATGCTCGGCGGGTGACAACGTCACGCCCAGGTCGCGAAGATCGTTTTCGTCCATACTGGTCAGCACCGTGACCGCAATCAGCAGCGGTGCATCTTTACCGAACTGCAGGAGCGCCTCGCGGGCGGCCGTCATCATTCTTGCCCCACCCGATGCATGGACGTTGACCATCCATACGCCCAGCTCTGCGGCTGCGGCAACGGCGTGCGCCGTGGTATTCGGGATATCGTGGAATTTCAGATCGAGGAAAACGTCAAAGCCGCGCTGCTGCAGATCGCGAACGATTTGCGGTCCAAACAGCGTGAACATCTCTTTGCCAACTTTCAGACGGCAGTCGCGAGGGTCGATGCCGTCGACAAACGCCAGTGCGGCGTCACGCTTATTGTAATCAAGCGCAACAACAACAGGAGAATCCGTAATTACGCGGGAAGTGGAGGATGTAACAGACGTCATGACCAGCCCTTTTCGTCTATGGGCGCGCAGCGGCGCGGAACAGATAAACGGCCAGCATTCTACCTGCCGACGCCGCAAATTGACAGGATCCATTTACGCGCCTGCCAGGCCGACAAACCGCACGGAGTTCAGGATATGGGAAAAACGATCAGTATGTTGTAACTAAAATGCGGCGTTTTAAAAAATTACTGCCCGTCCAGGCCACGGATTGGCTTGATGGTGGACCAGGCGCGGCAGGAAGGACAGTGCCAGTAGAGCGTATACGCGGTAAAACCGCACTTCTGACAGCGATAGCGCGGCTTGCTGCGCACCTGTTCGCCAACCATGTCGCGCAGCACCATCAGGCTCTCTTTGGCGCGCCCTTCTTCAGCATCGTTCAGGTGGTAATCCATCAGCTTGTGGAATACCCGCATGGTCGGATGACGCTGCAGCTGACGCGTAATATAAACCTGCGCGGTGTCGCTTCCCTCATACTGCTCAACAACGTCTGAGAGCATCAGTTCAGCGGTGGCGCCGGTATTCTCTTCCACGCAGCGACGCAGGAATGCTAC encodes the following:
- the osmB gene encoding osmotically-inducible lipoprotein OsmB, with product MTLTSKKLAAAVLAITVAMSLSACSNWSQRDRNTAIGAGAGALGGAVLTDGSTLGTLGGAAVGGIIGHQVGK
- the pyrF gene encoding orotidine-5'-phosphate decarboxylase; translated protein: MTSVTSSTSRVITDSPVVVALDYNKRDAALAFVDGIDPRDCRLKVGKEMFTLFGPQIVRDLQQRGFDVFLDLKFHDIPNTTAHAVAAAAELGVWMVNVHASGGARMMTAAREALLQFGKDAPLLIAVTVLTSMDENDLRDLGVTLSPAEHAERLARLTQHCGLDGVVCSAQEAVRFKSALGQDFKLVTPGIRPAGSDVGDQRRIMTPEQALAAGVDYMVIGRPVTQSANPAETLKAINASLKKGA
- a CDS encoding YciZ family protein, which codes for MSTIDAQAVAQRIDTVLDILVAGDYHSAIRNLEILKSELLAQNGADNAPENGQPKAPWEV
- the yciH gene encoding stress response translation initiation inhibitor YciH — translated: MTDSNSRLVYSTDSGRIDEPKAKVERPKGDGIVRIQRQTSGRKGKGVCLISGIDLDDAELAKLAAELKKKCGCGGAVKDGIIEIQGDKRDLIKSLLEAKGMKVKLAGG
- a CDS encoding crotonase/enoyl-CoA hydratase family protein; its protein translation is MTVINQPTCTLFTDTERFTQLSGYYEAERHTVWMMLRAQPRPCFNHALIEEIMNFSWLVRQSGFAVDFWVTGSLVPEMYNAGGDLQFFVECIQNGRREALRAYARACVDCVHAASRGFDTGAITLAMVEGSALGGGFEAALAHHFVLAQRDARLGFPEIAFNLFPGMGGYSLVARRAGMKLAEELIYKGESHTAEWYEQHGLVDVLFEPGQSYVSTRTFIDTLRPKLNGVRAMLRARTRVLQLPRSELMDITEDWVDAAFCLEPKDIAYMERLVTLQNRHHAAGLRKAS
- the pdeR gene encoding cyclic di-GMP phosphodiesterase; amino-acid sequence: MMDDLEQNLLFRYMGTHSPWWRLSADSNALHLSTSENADVTQVVALDDEQADLIRHLTVITSSISMSLSLYGEDVPVHLVGRKITRNEWAGTASAWNDTPSVARDLAQGLSFAEQVVSEANSVIVILDQHGNIQRFNRLSEEYTGLKEQEVIGQNVFKLFMSRSEAAASKRNITGFFRNGSSYEVERWIKTRKGQRLFLFRNKFVHSGSGKNEIFLICSGTDITEERRAQERLRVLANTDTITGLPNRNAIHDLISDAIDNRGDTQVGVVYLDLDNFKKVNDAYGHMFGDQLLQAVALAILSCLDEEQVLARLGGDEFIVMATNTSQGSLEAMASRILTRLRQPFRIGLIEIYTGCSLGIALAPQHGNDRESVIRNADTAMYTAKENGRGKFCVFSPEMNQRVFEYLWLDTNLRKALDNDQLLIHYQPKITWRGEVRSLEALVRWQSPERGLIPPLEFISYAEESGLIVPLGRWVMLDVVRQVAKWRDKGINLRVAVNVSARQLADQTIFSDLKQALKDLNFEYCPVDVELTESCLIENEELALSVIQQFSRLGAQIHLDDFGTGYSSLSQLARFPIDAIKLDQSFVRDIHKQSISQSLVRAIVAVAQALNLQVIAEGVENAKEDAFLTKNGVNERQGFLFAKPMPAAAFERWLKRYQARNQR
- the yciT gene encoding DNA-binding transcriptional regulator YciT — its product is MNSRQQLILQMVIDQGRVSVVDLAKTTGVSEVTIRQDLNLLEKQSYLRRAHGYAVPLDSDDVETRMMNNYALKRELAEFAASLVNNGETVFIENGSSNALLARTLADQKDVTIITVSSYIAHLLKETRCEVILLGGIYQKKSESMVGPLTRQYVQQVHFSKAFIGIDGWQPETGFTGRDMMRSDVVNAVLEKECEAIVLTDSSKFGAVHPYTMGPVSRFSRVITDERLSDAHRNKLEDNGLIVNIIKTTA